In Bacillus pumilus, the sequence AGTTAGTTATAAGGTTAGGTGAAACGTGATATGGTTGTAAAAAGGAGGTAATATGATGACATTTAAAAAAGCGTCAATATAGGTTATTTTGTTTTGCTTTTATCTTTTATTGTCGTATATTTCTTGCTTCCAGTCGATCAAATATTTACTGCAATCATCATCCTAACCGTACTATTTGGAGTATATCAATTTGTGATTTTCAAAAAACTAAAAGAACAAAAACAGCAATAAAAGACACCCTAGTCTGCATTAGAATGGGGCTATTTTTTTTCAACCAGTTCCACACATATACACTTTTCCTGGAGAACTTATTTCGTCCAGTTTTTTATTTTTACGTTTACTGTCGAGAACATTTTTAAATGTCTCTTTCTCCATAAGTAACAAATGTCAGTGTCTGCACGTGTTCCCCAACGTGCGGAGAAGTAACCTGTTTTCATTTTCAATTGGATCATTACTTGAGCAGCGGCAGCAGCAATCCAGCCAACATAAGGAATATGGTTTAAAATTGCTGCTGCAATTACTCCCAGCTGCCTTTCCCTCTACTGTAACACGGTAATGATCATATTTGGACCACGCCCATTTTCCCTTTTGTTTTTGTGTTGTGAAATTATTATTCGCTAACTGTTCAAGAGAATTACTAACTTTATTCATTTGATTTTCTAATACAATGCTATTTGCAATCTTATTTACTTGTTCTTCAATTGCGGCTATTTCGTAAGATTTTAGTTAGTTACTAGAAACAGAAATATTACCTGTCTCTTTGTTAGAGGTATAGGTGGTTGTTCCAAGTTCAGTTTTAAAAATTGTAGATTAATAGCTTTATGCACTTTTCGAATAAATTAAAAGAAGCCCTAATCTAGAAATAACAGAGGAAAGATAAACTGATAACGTTCAGGAGAATACACATTTGATAAAATATTCAGTGGAGGGGAGAAAGATATGAAGTCACTTTTACTAATTGGACAATCAAATATGGCGGGGCGCGGCTTCAAGCATGAAGTGCCTCCGATTTATAATGAAAGAATCATGATGCTGCGAAATGGTAGATGGCAAATGATGACTGAACCCATTCATTTTGATAGGCCGGTAGCTGGCGTAGGACTGGCGGCTTCCTTTGCGGAGGCTTGGTGCAAGGATCATGAAGGAGAGAAGATTGGTCTTATTCCATGTGCCGAAGGTGGCAGTTCCATTGATGAGTGGTCGCTAGTCGGAGCATTATTTCGTCATGCAATAAATGAAGCTAAAATTGCAAAGGAAAATAGCGAATTGGTCGGGATATTATGGCATCAAGGAGAAAGTGACAGCCAAGATGGGAAATACAAAGAATACTATGAAAAAATACTAAGATTATTTCATGAACTAAGAACTGAATTATCTGTACCTAACATTCCGCTTTTAATAGGAGGTTTGGGCGATTACTTGGGAAAGGTGGCATTTGGCGCAGGGTGTGTGGAATATCAACGTATTAATGAGGAACTACAAAAATATGCACATCATAATGAAAATTGTTATTATGTTACTGCGAAAGGTCTTATATCTAACCCAGACGGAATTCACATCAATGCGATGTCCCAGAGAATATTTGGTATAAGATACTATGAAGCATTTCGAAAAGAAGAACATATACATGAACCATTACCAAATGAAAATGAGTTAGTCAATGAATGTCATAATAGAATGAATACTTCAGCGGAGAAAACATATATAGCACTAGAAAATTTCGCGTTGGGCAAGATTACTTACGAAGAGTTGCTGGAGGCTTTATCATAGGCTAAGCTTATGGTAGCCTTTGAATGAAAACGTTATAACTCACATTACTGATAGACAGAAACATTACATACCTCTTGAAAGGATGATTGTGGTGGTGAAAACAGATAAAGTCTCCTCCTGAATACATGAAATCACATTCAGGAGGAGATAAAAAATGTTTAAACAAATAGACGAAAATTACCCGCGAAAAGAGCACTTTCATCATTATATGACGTTAACTCAATGCTCATATAGCCTGGTGATTGATCTAGACATCACGACATTGTATTCAATATTGAAAGAAAAAAAGCTAAAAGTATATCCTGTGCAAATTTATTTGTTAGCAAGAGCTGTGCAAAAAATACGAGAGTTTCGAATGGATCAAGTGAACGATGAACTTGGCTACTGGGAACTTCTCCATCCTAGTTATACGATTTTAAATAAAGAAACGAAGACATTTTCAAGTATTTGGACGCCTTATGACGAAAACTTTGCTCAGTTTTATAAAAGCTGTGCAGCGGACATTGAAACATTTAGTGAAAGCAGCAAACTATTTCCAAAACCTCATATGCCAAAAAACATGTTCAATATTTCAAGTCTACCGTGGATTGATTTCACTTCGTTTCATCTTAGTGTATCTACAGATGAAACTTATTTACTGCCAATATTTACGTTAGGTCAATTTAAGATGAAAGAAGAAAAAATCATCTTACCAGTCGCCATTCAAGTACATCATGCTGTTTGTGATGGCTATCACGTCGGTCAATATGTGGAATATTTGAGGTGGCTTATAAAACATTGTGAAGAGTGGTTAAATGATTCATTGCATATTACCTGAAGACAAAAGGTGTTCCCATGGAAATCTAGAAGATGAAGGCAGACTGAAATGAGTCTGCCTTTTTGTTTTGTGATGATAATGTAAATGGGCTAAAGATTTATTGGTGTGCAACAAGGCAATCATGTTAAGTTTCTCAATTGTTCTTTTTGCGGTTTCTTTTCGGTGATTTGTAAATTCCTGTATGTGATAATAAATGTAATATAAGGGAGTTTAGTGAAAGGGGAATAAGGGATGGAGAAAGTTCTTTCTTCACATGTAGGTGTGAAAATAAATGAATGGTATAAAATGATTCGGCAATTCAGTGTACCTGATGCAGAGATTTTGAAAGCTGAGGTAGAAAAAGAAATTGAACGGATGGAAGAGGATCAGGATTTACTGATTTATTATCAATTGATGTGCTTTCGGCATCAGCTTATGCTTGATTATATCAAACCTTCAGAGCAACGGTCTTTATCCATTGCAGACCTAGTGGATAAAATCGAAAATTCAAATCATAAATTATCCGGCATGCTGCATTATTATAACGCATTTTTTCGTGGCATGTATGAGTTCAGTATAAAAGAATATGTACAGGCCATTCAATATTACAAGATCGCTGAGAGGCAGCTCGCACTGGTTGTAGATGATATTGAGCAAGCGGAGTTTCACTTCAAGGTGGCTGAAGCCTACTATATTATGAAACAAACCCATGTTTCCATGCATCACATTATTAAGGCACTTGAAATTTACGATCAGTATGAGTTATACAAGATTAGAACAGTTCAATGTTTATTTGTAATAGCAGGAAATTATGATGATTTTAAGCAGTATGAAAAATCATTAATACACCTGAATAAAGCCTGTTCCATCGCTGGAAAAATAGCGGATAAAAGGTTGATTGCCAAGGTACTTTTAAATATAGGAAACAATTATGAAAAAAAACAAGATTATGCAAAGGCTATCCAATATTATCAAGAGTCCCTTGAAATATCAGAAGATGGTATGGACGATGTAAAATCGGTCATATATGTTAACCTTTGTTGGGCGCTATATAAGACAGGAAAAACTGATGAAGCATCCAAATTAGTGGATAAAGCTTTGAAACTGATCTCTCATAAAGAGAACCCGCACGAAATTCTATTAATACGTTCTATAAGAACTACATATGAAAGTAATGATGAGGATAAGATTCAAGCTATGCTTCAGACATTTGAAGAAAAGCAGTTGTTTGTTTTCGTAGAAGAATTCACTAAAAATCTTGCAGTTATTCATGAAAAAAGAGGAAAGTTTGAGAAAGCAACAGAATATTACAGGATGGCATTTCAAGCCCAACAAAATATTCAAAAAGGAGAGTGTCTTTATGAGTATTAAAAAAATGATTATTATAAGCTCTATAATCTTTCTAGGTGCAGGTGTATATGAAGCATCTAGTACGATAAAACCAGCATCAAATCGAAATACAACAATGGAAGATTCAAATAGAAATACAACTTTCATTCCACAAAAAATCGATCGAAACACAGCATCTCAAAACGTATAGATGAAAAGAAAACAGACCTTCTTAAGGTCTGTTTTCTTTTTGGGAAACATGTTAAAACAACAAGGCCTATAATAAAACCTTCACAGATATCTTCTACCTTTATTAAGCATAAGGATTTCCATACTTATGACAATATTCATAAAAACCATAACGATTCATAAATATTATTTTTTCAATGTTCTCAGGAGTATCAAATTCTATCATTTCTAAAGTTAAACTAGTAAATTCAATCGGGGCAGTTCCATTTGCGGTGACCAATTGTTTATCTCTTACCGCCTGTTTCTCTATGAACTCACAGGTCGGTTCATAATGTTCGTCATCTCTCCATAAATCAGCAGAATTCCCCGTATGGCTATGATGATTCAACAATCCGTTTTTTGCCAAATAATCCACTGCTCCGCATATCGCCGCTACCGGAATGTTTTGACGAAATGTATTTTCAACGAAATGTAAAAGCTTTTTACTGTCATCACCCCAGGAGTTCCCACCAATCATCACGAGCAAATCAAAATGGTCAGGTTCTGATCCTATGATGTAATCGACAGTTGTTTTAAAACCACCTATTGAACGAACAATTTGCTCTAAAGAAATAGTATAAACTGACCAATCTTCCTTTTGATTTAATGAAGAGGCTAAATAAGCACCTTCCCAATCAGCATACTCATCTAATAGAAGAAAAAACACCTTTTTCATCATTTGTCGCTCCTTAGATTCGTTTTTAACATAATGATAGAGAGTCCACTGTTAAATGGACCTGTGATCTTTCTTTTTATTATATCAATTTCAAAGTGACAGTAAGTTTATAAAATGAGCAAATGAATCGTTGGTCAATGTTATACTTATCTCAATAGATACGAGGAGGCACCCACTTTGAAATCATTCTGGGAAAAAGAAGAAGAGAGTCCTTTTACGTTAAAAAACATAGATGAGGAACAAATCCGTGAAGCAGAGGGAACACTTGGAGTCACTTTACCTGATACATACAAAAGCTCATTTTAGAATGGAATGGCGGCTTTACAGTTCGTAATGCTTTTCCAACTGAACAGCCGAATTCATGGGCTGAGGATCATGTTCAATTTGACCATCTAAGAGGAATCGCCAAAGATGATGGCATCATGAATAGTCCCCAGTTAAGTGATGAATTGGATCTGCCTGAGGGACTTATTATCATCAGCGGAGAAGAAGATACATGGATCGCAATGGATTATAGAGAAACGAAGGAACATCCTCCTATTCACTATTTTGATTTAGAGATGGAAGTAGATTTTAAGCTGGCAGATACTTTTGATGAATTCATTAAGAAATTATATACAGCTGAAGATGCGATGGTCGAAGTAGTAGAAATTGAGGAGGAATCTTCGGATTTGTATGTCAGTAAAGAAGAGCTTGAACTCATATTTGAGAGGCAAGACCTTTGTCAGCAGAATCTCTTCAAAATGGCACATTATCCGATGGAAGAAATGGAAGAGATCGAATGGTTTTTTGATCGTATGAAAAAATGCATTCAACAGATAAAAGATCAACATGTCTTGTATGAAGCAGCGACAACGATTCACTCCATCCTTCTGTTAAACCCGGTTATGCCAAGGAATGACCGTATCAATCAAGAGCTGCAAGAAATTGCTGAGTTTCTAGAGAATAGTGGAGAGCCTCGTACCGTCTTTTTGGGAGAAGACATTCATCCAGTGAAAAAAAGCCCTAAAAAGGGCTTTTTTTAAGTAGCTTGATCTAATTCTTGAAAAAACTGTTTGAGTTGATCAATGAAAACTAATTTGGATTTTCCTTTTTTATAAATGAACTCGATTTTGATGTTGAAATTGATGGATGGATCTATCGAAATTTGTTTTAATGTTCCTTGCTCTAACTCATTTCTAACGCAATGATGAGGAAGAAACGATAGTCCCATTCCTTGATATTCAGGTGCGAGAGTAAATCCGATTTCAACGTTTCTGGGCTCACTGTCAAGTGTATGAATGGCGCAATCTCCTAACAGCTGATTGGATTCAGATAAGGCAATGGCGTATTGAAACCATGTCCCTGGTTGATTAGGTTTTTGCGTCATTTGATGTTGAACAAATGATTCAGCTTCTTCGTACGTATAGTTTTCCCAAGATTGATATGTTGCAATAGAGGGATTTGCTCGGTACTGATA encodes:
- a CDS encoding sialate O-acetylesterase: MKSLLLIGQSNMAGRGFKHEVPPIYNERIMMLRNGRWQMMTEPIHFDRPVAGVGLAASFAEAWCKDHEGEKIGLIPCAEGGSSIDEWSLVGALFRHAINEAKIAKENSELVGILWHQGESDSQDGKYKEYYEKILRLFHELRTELSVPNIPLLIGGLGDYLGKVAFGAGCVEYQRINEELQKYAHHNENCYYVTAKGLISNPDGIHINAMSQRIFGIRYYEAFRKEEHIHEPLPNENELVNECHNRMNTSAEKTYIALENFALGKITYEELLEALS
- the catA gene encoding type A chloramphenicol O-acetyltransferase, which gives rise to MFKQIDENYPRKEHFHHYMTLTQCSYSLVIDLDITTLYSILKEKKLKVYPVQIYLLARAVQKIREFRMDQVNDELGYWELLHPSYTILNKETKTFSSIWTPYDENFAQFYKSCAADIETFSESSKLFPKPHMPKNMFNISSLPWIDFTSFHLSVSTDETYLLPIFTLGQFKMKEEKIILPVAIQVHHAVCDGYHVGQYVEYLRWLIKHCEEWLNDSLHIT
- a CDS encoding response regulator aspartate phosphatase, encoding MEKVLSSHVGVKINEWYKMIRQFSVPDAEILKAEVEKEIERMEEDQDLLIYYQLMCFRHQLMLDYIKPSEQRSLSIADLVDKIENSNHKLSGMLHYYNAFFRGMYEFSIKEYVQAIQYYKIAERQLALVVDDIEQAEFHFKVAEAYYIMKQTHVSMHHIIKALEIYDQYELYKIRTVQCLFVIAGNYDDFKQYEKSLIHLNKACSIAGKIADKRLIAKVLLNIGNNYEKKQDYAKAIQYYQESLEISEDGMDDVKSVIYVNLCWALYKTGKTDEASKLVDKALKLISHKENPHEILLIRSIRTTYESNDEDKIQAMLQTFEEKQLFVFVEEFTKNLAVIHEKRGKFEKATEYYRMAFQAQQNIQKGECLYEY
- a CDS encoding RapH phosphatase inhibitor; protein product: MSIKKMIIISSIIFLGAGVYEASSTIKPASNRNTTMEDSNRNTTFIPQKIDRNTASQNV
- a CDS encoding type 1 glutamine amidotransferase family protein, which gives rise to MKKVFFLLLDEYADWEGAYLASSLNQKEDWSVYTISLEQIVRSIGGFKTTVDYIIGSEPDHFDLLVMIGGNSWGDDSKKLLHFVENTFRQNIPVAAICGAVDYLAKNGLLNHHSHTGNSADLWRDDEHYEPTCEFIEKQAVRDKQLVTANGTAPIEFTSLTLEMIEFDTPENIEKIIFMNRYGFYEYCHKYGNPYA
- a CDS encoding GNAT family N-acetyltransferase, encoding MKNANSIFTRTNRVVIRQFDLQDIEAFYQYRANPSIATYQSWENYTYEEAESFVQHQMTQKPNQPGTWFQYAIALSESNQLLGDCAIHTLDSEPRNVEIGFTLAPEYQGMGLSFLPHHCVRNELEQGTLKQISIDPSINFNIKIEFIYKKGKSKLVFIDQLKQFFQELDQAT